The following nucleotide sequence is from Puniceicoccales bacterium.
GATCAGGTTACCGATGGGTCTAAGCCCTATGCCTTTCCCGTGGCAAAATGATGTAAATCGTTCTCTGTCAACAGGTTTGTCCATTTCTATCACACCAATACTTCCCAGGATACGTAGGTCTTTTACACCTGGAAAGCCATTCAGCTGGGATAATTTGTTGATCATTTGATTCTGTAGGGCCATGACCCGGCCATGCCAATCCTGGCTTGACAGTAGAGAAAGACTTGCGATGCCAGCAGCACAGGCCAGTGGGTTGGCCATGAATGTTGGGCCATGTAGGATTACCTGCCCCTGGTTACAAATTCCGTCGGTGATTTTTTCTGTGGTTAATGTAACTCCAAGGGACAGAGCTCCGCCGGTTAATCCTTTCCCCAGGCACATTATATCCGGTTGAATCCTGGCAAAATCGCAGGCAAACATCCTGCCGGTACGCCCAAACCCGGTTGCTATCTCATCGGCAACCAAGAGGATATCATATTTTGTACAGAGGTTTCTGAAGATTTCCAGGTACTCCTTGCTATAGAACCAGAAACCGCCGGCACACTGGGCTACGGGCTCAAAAATCATACCGGCTAGTTCCTGACTGTGGGCTGCGAAAAAATTCTCATATTTTCGTGTTTCTTCTTCAATATCAAAGACTTCTCCAAATCGATAGGATGGTTTTGGCAGGAACACCTGTTTTGGTAGAACCGAGGCAAGGGATCGATGCATTCCACCGGTGGGATCACAGACCGACATGGCCCACAATGTGTCTCCGTGGTAGCCACCAGCCAGTGAAAGAAACTTGGTTTTTTGCCGATTACCGACGCCTTGCCAATACTGTACGGCCATTTTCATTGCCACCTCAACGGCCACGGATCCGGAATCGGAATAAAAAACTTTCTGAAGATTTTTTGGTACGATTTCCAACAAATTTTCACAAAGTTTTACTGCCGGTTCATGGGTAAATCCACCAAACATGACGTGGGAAAATTTGTCGATCTGAGATTTCAGGTGATCATTCAATTGGCCATTGTTATGCCCGTGGATGGTGGCCCACCAGGAAGATATGCCATCTATAAGTTGTTTGCCATTAGCAGTGTATAGTTCACAATCCCGGGCATAGATTATCTGCTCCACCGGCTGCGGATTTTTTGGACAGTCATAGGGATGCAGCAGGTGTTTTCTGTCGAAGGAAATTATATCCTG
It contains:
- the bioA gene encoding adenosylmethionine--8-amino-7-oxononanoate transaminase; protein product: MKRKNLLFVTGTDTEVGKTIISSALFRNAVKQGLKTAIIKPIQTGYNPIDITGPSKDIDIYNKAVSDLTNECEVHCLEYLKAPCSPDLASRLEGHQINPDGLLAKIEEIRTRNNLTIVEGSGGILVPIDANGFTMLNLMTALAGPILLVTENRLGAINNTLLSINELRRNGLVISALVMNQPHFQNSHSQYILEDNIKQISQRTGIKCLVVPFLEHLSSKATMNATDFDPISNLLDDIIFYGNHTEAPQDIISFDRKHLLHPYDCPKNPQPVEQIIYARDCELYTANGKQLIDGISSWWATIHGHNNGQLNDHLKSQIDKFSHVMFGGFTHEPAVKLCENLLEIVPKNLQKVFYSDSGSVAVEVAMKMAVQYWQGVGNRQKTKFLSLAGGYHGDTLWAMSVCDPTGGMHRSLASVLPKQVFLPKPSYRFGEVFDIEEETRKYENFFAAHSQELAGMIFEPVAQCAGGFWFYSKEYLEIFRNLCTKYDILLVADEIATGFGRTGRMFACDFARIQPDIMCLGKGLTGGALSLGVTLTTEKITDGICNQGQVILHGPTFMANPLACAAGIASLSLLSSQDWHGRVMALQNQMINKLSQLNGFPGVKDLRILGSIGVIEMDKPVDRERFTSFCHGKGIGLRPIGNLIYTMPPYTITPRQFDKILDTILEYLAT